In Paralichthys olivaceus isolate ysfri-2021 chromosome 1, ASM2471397v2, whole genome shotgun sequence, the following are encoded in one genomic region:
- the LOC109624960 gene encoding golgin subfamily A member 6-like protein 1, with translation MDILTRGTLKLKIEALREKLKQEDEILMRMKEKITARNGKLAAIKALDEELKQQDELLMRVKEKMAAGSEAHNGKLAVQSNKVEALEEDNVAPKEKMTARSEAMIGKRAVLKALDEELKQQDELLMRVKEKMAARSKAHSGKLAAQSNNVEALEEDNVAPKE, from the exons ATGGACATTCtg aCTCGTGGAACATTGAAGTTGAAGATTGAGGCTCTgagagagaagctcaaacaggaggatgagattctgatgaggatgaaggagaaaaTAACAGCTcgcaatggcaaactggctgcaATAAAGGCTCTGGATGAGGAGCTCAAACAGcaggatgagcttctgatgagggtgAAGGAGAAAATGGCAGCTGGCTCtgaagcccacaatggcaaactggctgtacagagcaacaaagtggaggctctggaagaggacaatgtggctccgaaggagaaaatgacagctcgctctgaAGCCATGATTGGCAAACGGGCTGTACTGAAGGCTCTGGACGAGGAGCTCAAACAGcaggatgagcttctgatgagggtgaaggagaaaatggcagctcgctctaaagcccacagtGGCAAACTGGCTGCACAGAGCAACAACgtggaggctctggaagaggacaatgtggctccgAAGGAGTAG